From one Nonomuraea polychroma genomic stretch:
- a CDS encoding SIS domain-containing protein: MTTKMRSEIAEQPAALRATLDSLLPRTDEVRAVGERTRQLLFIARGTSDNAAVYGRYLVEAHTGRLAALAAPSIATTYKRKLDLDGVLAVAISQSGRTEEIVETLAWAKDCGAATVGITNGGPDSPLAQVADVALCTEAGEEKAVPATKTYTTQLAALAVLALGLGADVDVAELLRVPEAVEKLIAEPGDVEAVVEGLLDKPGVVVSGRGLAFSTALETALKLKEACYLHAMGLSYADLLHGPIAVVDADTPALLVAAENSPTLSGTVALAERVVAAGAAAYTIGGGEALARAGTAALNGPDLPEWVAPMGLIIPGQLLTEALARRLGIDPDAPRGLNKVTQTD; the protein is encoded by the coding sequence ATGACCACGAAGATGCGCAGCGAGATCGCCGAGCAGCCGGCCGCGCTGCGGGCCACGCTGGACTCCCTGCTTCCCAGGACCGACGAGGTGAGAGCGGTGGGCGAGCGCACTCGCCAGCTGCTGTTCATCGCGCGCGGCACCTCCGACAACGCAGCAGTTTACGGCCGCTATCTGGTCGAAGCGCACACGGGACGGCTGGCCGCTCTGGCCGCTCCGTCGATCGCGACCACGTACAAGCGCAAGCTGGACCTGGACGGCGTGCTGGCCGTGGCGATCTCGCAGTCGGGGCGGACCGAGGAGATCGTCGAGACGCTGGCCTGGGCCAAGGACTGCGGCGCGGCGACGGTCGGCATCACCAACGGGGGGCCGGACAGCCCGCTCGCGCAGGTCGCCGACGTGGCTCTGTGCACCGAGGCGGGGGAGGAGAAGGCGGTTCCCGCGACCAAGACGTACACGACGCAGTTGGCCGCGCTGGCAGTGCTCGCGCTCGGGCTGGGCGCCGACGTGGACGTGGCCGAGCTGCTGCGGGTGCCCGAGGCGGTGGAGAAGCTGATCGCCGAGCCGGGTGACGTGGAGGCGGTGGTCGAGGGGCTGCTGGACAAGCCGGGCGTGGTGGTCTCCGGGCGCGGGCTGGCGTTCTCGACGGCGCTGGAGACGGCGCTCAAGCTCAAGGAGGCCTGCTACCTGCACGCCATGGGCCTGTCGTACGCCGACCTGCTGCACGGCCCCATCGCCGTGGTCGACGCCGACACCCCGGCGCTGCTGGTCGCCGCCGAGAACAGCCCGACGCTGTCCGGTACGGTCGCGCTGGCCGAGCGGGTGGTGGCCGCGGGGGCGGCGGCGTACACGATCGGTGGCGGGGAAGCGCTCGCCCGGGCCGGCACGGCCGCGCTCAACGGCCCCGACCTGCCCGAATGGGTGGCGCCGATGGGTCTGATCATCCCGGGGCAGTTGCTCACCGAGGCTCTGGCCCGCCGGCTCGGCATCGACCCCGACGCGCCGCGCGGCTTGAACAAGGTCACCCAGACCGACTGA
- a CDS encoding glucose PTS transporter subunit EIIB: MAADVNAIIAGLGGVDNIIDIEPCITRLRTEVHDASKVDQAALRAAGAHGVMAAGNVVQVVVGPEADTIASDIEDIIG, encoded by the coding sequence ATGGCGGCGGATGTGAACGCGATCATCGCCGGGCTCGGCGGCGTCGACAACATCATCGACATTGAGCCCTGCATCACCCGCTTGCGTACGGAGGTGCACGACGCGTCCAAGGTGGACCAGGCCGCGCTCAGGGCGGCGGGCGCGCATGGCGTGATGGCCGCGGGGAATGTGGTCCAGGTCGTCGTCGGGCCGGAGGCGGACACGATCGCCAGCGACATCGAGGACATCATCGGCTGA
- a CDS encoding PTS sugar transporter subunit IIA, which produces MTTVLAPVEGAAVGLAAVPDPVFSAGMVGPGTAIDPLRGPGKAVAPIAGKIMKLHPHAYVIVGDDGKGVLVHLGIDTVQLKGKGFKLLAAEGDRVSAGQPVVAWDPAAIEAGGRSPVCPVVALDALSEAVTGMVEGAVHVGDELFQWE; this is translated from the coding sequence ATGACGACTGTTCTCGCCCCGGTTGAGGGGGCAGCTGTGGGGTTGGCCGCCGTGCCCGACCCGGTGTTCTCCGCAGGCATGGTGGGGCCGGGAACGGCGATCGATCCGCTGCGGGGGCCGGGCAAGGCCGTGGCCCCCATAGCGGGAAAAATCATGAAATTGCATCCGCATGCGTACGTCATCGTGGGGGACGACGGCAAAGGCGTGCTCGTGCACCTGGGCATCGACACGGTCCAGCTCAAAGGGAAGGGGTTCAAGCTGTTGGCGGCGGAGGGCGACAGAGTGAGCGCGGGCCAGCCGGTCGTGGCGTGGGACCCGGCGGCGATCGAGGCGGGCGGCCGCTCGCCGGTCTGCCCGGTGGTCGCGCTCGACGCCCTGTCCGAAGCCGTGACCGGGATGGTTGAAGGCGCCGTGCACGTCGGGGACGAGCTCTTCCAATGGGAATGA
- a CDS encoding HPr family phosphocarrier protein, giving the protein MGERKVTVAAEVGLHARPAATFVQRAMKAPMDITVAKMNSAKAPVSGKSILAIMALDVRQGETVVISAEGEGSEELLDELAEIAGTP; this is encoded by the coding sequence ATGGGTGAGCGCAAGGTCACCGTGGCGGCGGAGGTGGGGCTGCATGCCCGCCCCGCGGCGACGTTCGTGCAGCGGGCGATGAAGGCCCCGATGGACATCACGGTGGCGAAGATGAACAGCGCGAAGGCCCCGGTCAGCGGAAAGAGCATTCTCGCGATCATGGCGCTGGACGTCAGGCAGGGCGAGACCGTGGTGATCAGCGCGGAGGGCGAGGGCTCGGAAGAGCTCCTCGACGAGCTGGCCGAGATCGCCGGTACGCCGTGA
- the ptsP gene encoding phosphoenolpyruvate--protein phosphotransferase, translated as MGVSPGIGHGPAYVMTVSVPEPPEGATYTGEADQEKERAMAALRQVAGELESRGNQAGGEAAEILKAQALMAEDPGLVVKMRTLIDRGLAAPRAVFEAFTKYRDVLAGSGGYLGERAADLNDIRDRVIAVLYGQAMPGLRGAPAEPYVLVARDLAPADTALLAKGQIAAFVTEEGGPTSHTAILARAMGVPAVVACRGATGIPNGVRVMADGTSGGVRVEPDESAVADAVSAARARQAALSSATGPGRTVDGHRVPLLANVGGPSELEAAVAAGAEGIGLYRTEFLFLDRAEPPSLEEQVRAYRAAVEAFPGGKVIVRTLDGGADKPLAFLPSSAAASAEPNPELGERGLRRLRRFPEVMDAQLSALAAVASEDLMVMAPMVATGEEAGWFARACRARGLTGVGVMIEIPSAALRARDLLASVDFVSIGTNDLAQYAFAADRRLGAVSTLQDPWQPALLDLVAMTLSAASEAGKPCGICGESAADPAMACVLVGLGASTLSMGAGALAAVRAALAAHTLAQCRLAADAARARTTAAEARAAARAHLPGLDHLGL; from the coding sequence GTGGGGGTCAGCCCGGGCATCGGGCACGGCCCCGCGTACGTGATGACCGTCTCTGTGCCCGAACCCCCCGAGGGCGCCACGTACACCGGTGAGGCGGATCAGGAGAAGGAGCGCGCGATGGCCGCGCTCCGGCAGGTCGCGGGCGAGCTGGAGTCCCGCGGCAACCAGGCGGGCGGCGAGGCCGCGGAGATACTCAAAGCTCAGGCGCTGATGGCCGAGGACCCCGGTCTGGTCGTCAAGATGCGTACCCTCATCGACCGGGGCCTGGCCGCTCCTAGGGCGGTTTTTGAGGCATTCACGAAATATCGCGACGTGTTGGCCGGGTCCGGGGGCTACCTGGGCGAGCGGGCCGCCGATCTGAACGACATCAGGGACCGCGTGATCGCGGTGCTGTACGGGCAGGCGATGCCGGGGTTGCGGGGTGCGCCCGCGGAGCCGTACGTGCTGGTCGCCAGGGATCTCGCGCCTGCCGACACCGCGTTGCTCGCCAAGGGGCAGATCGCGGCGTTCGTGACGGAGGAGGGCGGTCCCACCAGCCACACCGCGATCCTGGCCAGGGCCATGGGTGTGCCTGCCGTCGTGGCCTGCCGGGGCGCGACCGGCATCCCCAACGGGGTCCGGGTGATGGCCGACGGCACCTCCGGCGGCGTACGCGTGGAGCCGGACGAGTCCGCCGTCGCCGACGCGGTGAGCGCGGCCAGGGCCAGGCAGGCGGCGCTGTCGTCGGCGACAGGCCCCGGCAGGACCGTCGACGGGCACCGGGTCCCGCTGCTCGCGAACGTCGGCGGCCCTTCCGAACTGGAGGCGGCCGTGGCCGCGGGCGCCGAGGGGATCGGACTCTACCGGACCGAGTTCCTCTTCCTCGACCGGGCCGAGCCGCCTTCTCTGGAGGAGCAGGTGAGGGCCTACCGGGCGGCGGTGGAGGCGTTCCCCGGCGGAAAGGTGATCGTGCGGACGCTCGACGGGGGTGCGGACAAGCCTCTGGCGTTCCTGCCTTCCTCCGCCGCGGCCTCGGCCGAGCCCAATCCGGAGCTCGGGGAGCGCGGGCTGCGCAGGCTCAGGAGATTTCCCGAGGTGATGGACGCGCAACTGTCCGCGCTCGCGGCCGTGGCGTCCGAGGACCTCATGGTGATGGCGCCGATGGTGGCCACCGGAGAGGAAGCGGGGTGGTTCGCGCGGGCGTGCCGGGCCAGAGGGCTCACGGGCGTCGGCGTGATGATCGAGATCCCGTCGGCCGCGCTGCGGGCCAGGGATCTGCTGGCGTCCGTGGACTTCGTCTCGATCGGCACCAACGACCTCGCCCAGTACGCCTTCGCCGCCGACCGCCGGCTCGGCGCCGTCAGCACGCTGCAGGATCCGTGGCAGCCCGCGCTGCTCGACCTGGTCGCCATGACCCTGAGCGCCGCGTCCGAGGCGGGCAAGCCGTGCGGGATTTGCGGGGAGTCGGCGGCCGACCCGGCCATGGCCTGCGTGCTGGTCGGTCTCGGCGCCTCGACGTTGTCGATGGGGGCCGGGGCGCTGGCCGCCGTACGTGCCGCGCTGGCCGCCCACACGCTCGCCCAGTGCCGGCTGGCGGCCGATGCGGCGCGGGCACGTACGACGGCGGCCGAGGCCCGCGCCGCGGCCCGCGCCCACCTCCCCGGCCTCGACCACCTCGGCCTGTAG
- the nagZ gene encoding beta-N-acetylhexosaminidase — MLRRIGTASILVIALAACGSGGGAAGATPIGGKAAPPAPTTAPPQSPPQTQAQPDPVQRVLSKMSVEEKVGQLFMPVLYGTTADAASGENRARYAAQTPAKVIAKYHLGGVILFPHNVKSVGQVVGLTNGLQRASKQVPLLIGTDQENGLVSRMSALMTDFPGASRIGATKDADLSRAVAEATGEELRVLGVNLDFAPVADVNVNPRNPVIGPRAFGKDPKLVAKMVAAAVKGFAEAKVAATAKHFPGHGDTTVDSHTGLPVIKHSKAEWERIDAPPFKAAIDAGVDAVMSAHIVFPKLDPSGDPATLSKPILTGLLREKLGFKGVISTDALNMAGVRQKYNDGEIAVRAVLAGADLLLMPNDLPKAYQAVLAAVKSGRISKERLDQSVTRLLTLKQARGLLTGAPTASAEEAARVLRSAEHRKLAARAGD, encoded by the coding sequence ATGCTTCGACGGATCGGTACGGCAAGCATCCTGGTGATCGCTCTGGCGGCGTGCGGCAGCGGCGGCGGCGCCGCCGGCGCGACCCCGATCGGGGGCAAGGCCGCGCCGCCCGCGCCCACCACGGCACCGCCGCAGAGCCCGCCCCAGACGCAGGCCCAGCCGGACCCGGTCCAGCGCGTGCTGTCGAAGATGAGCGTCGAGGAGAAGGTCGGCCAGCTGTTCATGCCCGTCCTCTACGGCACGACAGCCGACGCGGCCTCGGGCGAGAACCGGGCGAGATACGCCGCCCAGACCCCGGCCAAGGTGATCGCCAAATACCACCTGGGCGGCGTGATCCTCTTCCCGCACAACGTCAAGAGCGTCGGCCAGGTCGTCGGCCTCACCAACGGCCTGCAGCGGGCGTCGAAGCAGGTCCCGCTGCTGATCGGCACCGACCAGGAAAACGGCCTGGTGTCGCGGATGTCCGCTCTCATGACCGACTTCCCCGGCGCGTCCCGGATCGGCGCCACCAAGGACGCGGACCTGTCGCGTGCCGTGGCCGAGGCCACCGGCGAGGAGTTGCGCGTGCTCGGCGTCAACCTGGACTTCGCTCCGGTCGCCGACGTCAACGTCAATCCGAGGAATCCCGTCATCGGCCCGCGGGCGTTCGGCAAGGACCCGAAGCTGGTGGCCAAGATGGTCGCGGCAGCGGTCAAGGGGTTCGCCGAGGCGAAGGTGGCCGCGACCGCCAAACATTTCCCCGGCCACGGCGACACCACGGTGGACAGCCACACCGGCCTGCCGGTGATCAAGCATTCGAAGGCCGAGTGGGAGCGCATCGACGCGCCGCCGTTCAAGGCCGCGATCGATGCCGGGGTGGACGCGGTGATGAGCGCCCACATCGTCTTTCCGAAGCTCGATCCGTCGGGCGACCCGGCCACGTTGTCCAAGCCCATCCTGACCGGCCTGCTCCGGGAGAAACTCGGCTTCAAGGGCGTGATCTCCACCGACGCGCTCAACATGGCCGGCGTGCGGCAGAAGTACAACGACGGCGAGATCGCGGTCCGCGCCGTGCTGGCCGGCGCGGACCTGCTGCTCATGCCGAACGATCTGCCCAAGGCCTACCAGGCGGTGCTGGCGGCGGTGAAGTCAGGGCGGATCAGCAAGGAGCGCCTCGACCAGTCCGTGACCCGGTTGCTCACGCTCAAGCAGGCCAGGGGATTGCTGACCGGGGCGCCCACGGCATCGGCCGAGGAGGCGGCCCGCGTGCTGCGCTCCGCCGAGCACCGCAAGCTGGCCGCCCGGGCCGGCGACTAG
- a CDS encoding F0F1 ATP synthase subunit A, which translates to MRTTILITSPSPGQWQAPGLELFEFSPIIPGGPEWFTKPVLIALLSAIVVMALCWAAFAKPKLVPRGWQSLGEYAYVFVREQIAKPNLGQDSDRWMGFLLTVFLTVLVWNLMGVIPLIQFPLAAHIAFPLVLALTVYGIKIYLGVRHHGVRGYLRGIVHLEGLPGWAYGLYAPMILAEVFITSLFTHFVRLFANMFAGHIILAFFSSVGFWFLFERLTPLGAGLGVLGVLMTVLMTAFELLIQFLQAFLFALLAGMFVASGLRGGH; encoded by the coding sequence GTGCGGACGACGATCCTGATCACCTCCCCCTCCCCCGGCCAGTGGCAAGCCCCGGGCCTCGAACTCTTCGAGTTCTCCCCGATCATCCCCGGCGGGCCTGAATGGTTCACCAAGCCGGTGCTGATCGCCCTGCTCAGCGCCATCGTCGTCATGGCGCTGTGCTGGGCCGCGTTCGCCAAGCCGAAGCTCGTGCCACGGGGCTGGCAGAGCCTCGGCGAGTACGCGTACGTCTTCGTACGCGAGCAGATCGCCAAGCCCAACCTCGGCCAGGACTCCGACCGCTGGATGGGCTTCCTCCTCACCGTTTTCCTGACCGTGCTCGTCTGGAACCTGATGGGCGTCATCCCGCTCATCCAGTTCCCCCTCGCCGCGCACATCGCCTTCCCCCTGGTGCTGGCGCTCACCGTGTACGGAATCAAGATCTACCTCGGCGTCCGGCACCACGGCGTACGCGGCTATCTGAGAGGCATCGTGCACCTGGAGGGCCTGCCCGGCTGGGCATACGGGCTCTACGCGCCGATGATCCTGGCCGAGGTGTTCATCACCTCACTGTTCACGCACTTCGTCCGGCTGTTCGCGAACATGTTCGCCGGCCACATCATCCTGGCCTTCTTCAGCTCGGTGGGTTTCTGGTTCCTGTTCGAGCGGCTCACCCCGCTGGGCGCGGGGCTCGGGGTGCTCGGGGTGCTGATGACGGTGCTGATGACCGCGTTCGAGCTGCTGATCCAGTTTCTGCAGGCGTTCCTGTTCGCCCTGCTCGCAGGCATGTTCGTGGCCAGCGGCCTACGCGGCGGCCACTAG
- a CDS encoding ABC transporter permease subunit, with the protein MRREIHAEWTKLRTMPGPGWLLAGMVVLTVSMSAVAAGAVTCGSAGCGHDATRLGLMGVQLGQAMVALLAVLAVCGEYSTGLIGTSLTAMPRRATMLAAKASVLTGLTLVAGTVAVLGCVLAGRLLLPGSGFTAAHGYAPLSLADGPTLRAAAGSVLYLGLIALLSVGVAIAVRDSATATGVVLSLLYLFPLAIHMVGDEEAQRFLWSISPTNAGLAIQATTDATLLPLGPWAGLGVLTVWAFAALLTGWVLLRRRDA; encoded by the coding sequence ATGAGGCGGGAGATCCACGCCGAGTGGACGAAGCTGCGTACCATGCCGGGGCCCGGCTGGCTGCTGGCCGGGATGGTCGTGCTGACCGTGTCGATGAGCGCCGTGGCGGCCGGCGCCGTGACCTGCGGGTCGGCCGGCTGCGGCCACGACGCCACCCGGCTCGGCCTCATGGGCGTGCAACTGGGCCAGGCCATGGTCGCCCTGCTGGCCGTTCTCGCGGTCTGCGGCGAATACAGCACCGGCCTGATCGGCACCAGCCTCACCGCGATGCCGCGCAGGGCCACCATGCTGGCCGCCAAGGCGAGCGTGCTCACCGGCCTGACGCTGGTCGCCGGGACGGTCGCGGTGCTCGGCTGCGTGCTGGCCGGGCGGCTGCTCCTGCCGGGGAGCGGCTTCACCGCCGCTCACGGCTACGCGCCGCTGTCCCTGGCCGACGGGCCGACGCTGCGCGCCGCCGCCGGCTCGGTGCTCTATCTCGGGCTGATCGCGCTGCTCAGCGTGGGCGTCGCCATCGCCGTACGCGACTCCGCGACGGCCACCGGCGTCGTGCTCAGCCTGCTCTACCTGTTCCCGCTGGCCATCCACATGGTCGGCGACGAGGAGGCGCAGCGTTTCCTCTGGAGCATCTCGCCGACGAACGCCGGGCTGGCCATCCAGGCCACCACTGACGCCACCCTCCTGCCCCTTGGTCCCTGGGCGGGACTGGGAGTGCTCACCGTATGGGCGTTCGCGGCGTTGCTGACCGGCTGGGTGCTGCTCCGGCGGCGTGACGCCTGA